The following are encoded in a window of Telmatobacter sp. DSM 110680 genomic DNA:
- a CDS encoding ATP-binding protein yields the protein MSLKTAKPVMHSAAWRISLWGTLAYAVGTMLVFVFLHQFVAADIQRRSDAWLSGEVEVLGDVAEHTPKDALYGRVMGEVAELASKEVPNRVRGESAANDSVFFLQMGTNGDTQLWAGPGSSDAFVAAIRKATIQPEVPTDVNVAGTAIPFRVATLSIDSGNRVYLGLSERDELRVLRKLRVRFISWWLLLVALGFAIVFYTTRRMLSHVRQITEAASGIGHSELNARVPTSARNDEVGQLGRTLNRMLDRIENSMHQLHTITDSLAHDLRSPLTAIRGKLEMSLSAATDAEQAEPIVSAIDELDRLTEFLNASLDVAEARADALRLSRSEINMDELLRIMIDLYEPSMAEKGLHVRLRSAGPVTIDADAALVHRMIANLFDNELKHLPASCTVTVRLESGDGVALLSLEDDGPGFSNDVSEHLFERRVKGRESNGHGLGLAFVDAVVRAHGGAVTATNREGGGARISLTLPLVAVHAV from the coding sequence ATGTCCTTAAAGACCGCTAAACCGGTGATGCATAGTGCGGCGTGGCGCATTTCGCTATGGGGGACGCTGGCTTATGCAGTCGGCACCATGCTGGTGTTTGTCTTCCTCCACCAATTTGTCGCGGCAGATATTCAGCGGAGAAGCGATGCGTGGCTATCTGGTGAGGTAGAAGTGCTGGGCGATGTAGCCGAGCACACTCCAAAGGACGCGCTTTACGGACGCGTGATGGGCGAAGTCGCCGAGCTCGCCAGTAAGGAAGTGCCGAACCGGGTGCGCGGAGAGAGCGCCGCCAATGATTCGGTTTTCTTTCTGCAGATGGGCACAAACGGAGATACCCAACTCTGGGCTGGTCCGGGGAGCAGCGACGCTTTTGTTGCAGCGATTCGAAAGGCGACGATTCAACCAGAAGTGCCAACGGACGTAAATGTGGCGGGGACTGCGATTCCCTTTCGCGTTGCGACGCTGAGTATCGACAGTGGAAATCGCGTTTACCTCGGCCTGTCGGAACGCGACGAATTGCGCGTACTGCGAAAGCTGCGCGTACGTTTTATTTCGTGGTGGCTGCTTCTGGTGGCGCTCGGGTTTGCAATTGTCTTCTACACGACGCGCAGAATGCTCAGCCACGTGCGGCAGATTACCGAAGCGGCTTCGGGCATCGGACATTCCGAGTTGAATGCGCGAGTACCGACCAGTGCGCGCAATGATGAGGTTGGACAACTTGGGCGGACACTGAACCGGATGCTCGACCGGATTGAAAACTCGATGCACCAGCTGCACACAATCACGGATTCACTGGCGCACGATCTGCGCAGCCCGCTGACAGCAATTCGCGGGAAGCTGGAGATGTCGCTCTCCGCTGCAACCGATGCAGAGCAGGCCGAGCCGATTGTTTCAGCGATTGATGAACTGGATCGTCTGACGGAATTTTTGAATGCTTCACTCGATGTGGCAGAAGCGCGGGCCGATGCGCTGCGGCTGTCGCGGAGCGAGATCAACATGGATGAACTGCTGCGCATCATGATCGATCTGTATGAGCCTTCAATGGCGGAGAAGGGATTGCATGTGAGGTTGCGCAGCGCGGGGCCGGTTACGATTGACGCGGATGCGGCACTGGTGCATCGCATGATCGCGAATTTATTCGACAACGAATTGAAGCACCTTCCGGCTTCCTGCACAGTGACAGTGCGCCTGGAATCGGGCGACGGAGTTGCATTGCTTTCTCTCGAAGACGACGGACCGGGATTTTCAAACGACGTGAGCGAGCATCTGTTTGAGCGTCGCGTCAAGGGCAGAGAGTCAAACGGACACGGACTGGGACTGGCCTTTGTGGATGCGGTTGTCCGTGCCCATGGCGGAGCCGTCACTGCGACCAACCGCGAGGGCGGTGGTGCGCGGATTTCGCTGACGCTGCCGCTGGTAGCGGTTCACGCCGTCTAA
- a CDS encoding NADP-dependent oxidoreductase has protein sequence MPTESREVRLASRPQGEPSLDNFSFATVQIRDPNPGEVLVRNVCLSVDPYMRGRMNDAKSYVPPFQIGQPLEGGAVGRVIASQDEKFPTGTYVFSMYGWREAFVAPTSHLQIVDAAVAPVSAYLGLLGVTGLTAWVGINLIARLKVGETIFVSGGAGAVGNAACQLAKIHSCKVIGSAGSEEKVSFLRDQLKLDYAFNYRDGDPLEHLKRGAPDGIHVYFDNTGGPQLEAALSSLRNYGRIAMCGGIAGYNTPAPGPRNLPIVIGKRLRVEGFIVSDHFREIPAFLEEAVPALKSGKLINRETVVEGLDAAPAAFIDLLHSGARNIGKMIVKLSS, from the coding sequence ATGCCTACCGAAAGTCGTGAAGTACGTCTCGCCTCCCGCCCTCAGGGAGAACCCTCCCTGGACAACTTCTCATTTGCCACCGTCCAGATCCGCGACCCCAATCCCGGCGAAGTGCTGGTGCGCAATGTGTGCCTCTCCGTCGATCCCTACATGCGCGGACGGATGAACGATGCCAAGTCCTACGTTCCGCCCTTTCAGATCGGTCAACCGCTGGAAGGTGGTGCGGTAGGACGCGTGATCGCTTCGCAGGATGAGAAGTTTCCCACGGGGACCTACGTCTTTAGCATGTACGGCTGGCGAGAAGCCTTCGTTGCGCCGACTTCGCATCTGCAGATCGTCGATGCAGCCGTAGCCCCAGTCTCCGCATATCTCGGACTTCTGGGCGTGACCGGCCTGACCGCATGGGTGGGCATCAATCTCATCGCGCGCTTGAAAGTCGGTGAGACAATCTTTGTTTCGGGTGGCGCAGGCGCGGTCGGAAATGCCGCCTGCCAGTTGGCAAAGATTCACAGTTGCAAGGTGATTGGGAGTGCCGGCTCCGAAGAAAAAGTCAGCTTCCTCCGGGATCAGCTCAAGCTCGACTATGCCTTCAACTATCGCGATGGCGATCCACTCGAACATCTGAAGAGAGGCGCTCCTGACGGGATTCACGTCTACTTCGACAACACCGGCGGTCCCCAACTTGAAGCCGCATTGAGCTCATTACGCAACTATGGCCGGATCGCCATGTGCGGCGGAATCGCTGGCTACAACACGCCCGCGCCGGGCCCGCGCAACTTGCCGATTGTTATCGGCAAGCGCTTGCGCGTTGAGGGATTCATCGTCTCGGATCACTTCAGGGAGATTCCCGCGTTTCTGGAGGAGGCGGTGCCCGCTTTGAAATCCGGAAAGCTCATCAACCGTGAGACCGTTGTAGAAGGACTGGACGCAGCGCCCGCAGCGTTCATCGATCTTCTTCACTCCGGTGCGCGGAACATCGGGAAGATGATCGTTAAGCTTTCCAGCTGA
- a CDS encoding isoprenylcysteine carboxylmethyltransferase family protein, which translates to MLWFYEWFFPAVWIVFLLYWQIKAVNTKSTQRLEPASSRLFRVFIFLIAIVLLMTTRIPLPWLYFQLWPTGLLPFWLGAIVMIAGLLFAVWAREHLGSNWSRSVTIKQNHELITTGPYGVVRHPIYTGILTGFLGSAIALSQVRGFIAFFLVFIALWLKLRMEEKWMRTEFGETYATYARHTAALVPYVL; encoded by the coding sequence ATGCTCTGGTTCTACGAATGGTTCTTTCCAGCGGTCTGGATTGTCTTTCTCCTCTACTGGCAGATCAAGGCCGTCAACACCAAATCCACCCAGCGACTCGAGCCCGCCTCCTCCCGCCTCTTCCGCGTCTTCATCTTTCTGATCGCGATCGTCCTCCTCATGACGACGCGCATCCCGTTACCCTGGCTCTATTTCCAGCTCTGGCCCACTGGCCTTTTGCCTTTCTGGCTTGGAGCGATCGTCATGATCGCCGGCCTTCTGTTCGCCGTCTGGGCACGTGAGCACCTCGGAAGCAACTGGAGCCGCTCCGTCACCATCAAGCAGAACCATGAACTGATCACCACCGGTCCCTATGGCGTGGTCCGTCACCCTATCTACACAGGCATTCTGACCGGTTTCCTGGGCTCGGCAATTGCTCTCTCCCAGGTGCGTGGATTCATCGCATTCTTCCTCGTCTTCATCGCGTTATGGCTCAAACTCCGCATGGAAGAAAAGTGGATGCGCACCGAATTCGGCGAGACTTACGCCACCTATGCTCGTCACACCGCAGCCCTAGTGCCTTACGTCCTCTGA
- the pgl gene encoding 6-phosphogluconolactonase: MAGKLNIEYIVEPDGSALARRTAQHFVEVVEQAVSKQGLARIAISGGSTPKAAFQLLADPKQPWLKRMPWDKLELYWVDERTVPPDDADSNYRMTREALLDHVPLEPEQVHRMEGELDPEVAAARYESLLRNNFRLEGAETPRFDLIALGMGDDGHTASIFPHTEAIHTLGRLVTANQVPQKDTWRITLTWPVINQGSSVFFLIGGQNKAELVKEVFTGPRDPERLPSQLIWPASGILTLILDKDAAALLPAADGQGRGILERER; this comes from the coding sequence ATGGCTGGGAAACTAAACATTGAATATATCGTCGAGCCGGATGGGTCGGCGCTGGCGCGGCGGACGGCACAGCATTTTGTCGAGGTGGTGGAGCAGGCGGTATCAAAGCAGGGGCTGGCGCGAATCGCCATCAGCGGTGGCTCGACGCCGAAGGCCGCGTTCCAGTTGCTCGCCGATCCGAAGCAGCCATGGCTCAAGCGTATGCCGTGGGACAAGCTCGAGCTCTACTGGGTAGATGAGCGGACAGTTCCACCCGATGACGCCGACAGCAACTACCGCATGACGCGGGAGGCGCTGCTGGACCACGTCCCGCTGGAGCCGGAGCAGGTGCACCGGATGGAGGGGGAGTTGGATCCGGAGGTTGCAGCAGCGCGGTACGAATCGCTGCTCAGGAATAATTTCAGGCTGGAGGGGGCGGAGACTCCACGGTTTGACCTGATCGCGCTGGGGATGGGAGACGACGGTCATACGGCTTCGATCTTTCCGCACACCGAGGCGATCCACACGCTGGGACGGCTGGTGACGGCGAACCAGGTTCCGCAGAAGGACACCTGGCGCATTACGCTGACGTGGCCGGTGATCAACCAGGGAAGCTCGGTTTTCTTTCTGATTGGCGGGCAAAACAAGGCTGAACTGGTGAAGGAAGTCTTCACCGGACCACGCGATCCGGAGCGGCTGCCGAGCCAACTGATCTGGCCCGCAAGCGGTATACTCACTCTGATCCTGGACAAGGATGCTGCTGCTTTGTTGCCCGCGGCGGATGGGCAAGGCCGTGGAATTTTGGAGAGGGAACGATGA
- the glk gene encoding glucokinase has product MILAGDVGGTKVHLALFDFTAGKLSHTRDKQYPAKEYSGLEEIVKEFLGTDRVSAACFGVPGPVRDGRLRLTNLPWTLDSRELAKNLAIDHVFLINDLEANGYGVAELGPDQIFVLSEGDASQIGNRGLIAAGTGLGEGILAWNGRIHVPYPSEGGHTDFGPRNEEEIELLRFLQRKYNGRISYERVVSGMGLTNIYEFLRDDRGMEEPKWLADKIEEAHDPNSVITEMALTAKSEICAKSLDMMVSIYGAEAGNLALKVLSVGGLYVGGGIAPKILEKLKDGTFIKAFQDKGRLSQLLINMPVRVILDSRAALLGAAAYAEARAAELSGVSPRAASVAHHA; this is encoded by the coding sequence ATGATTTTGGCAGGGGATGTGGGCGGCACGAAGGTCCACTTGGCGCTGTTTGACTTTACCGCGGGAAAACTGAGTCACACTCGGGACAAGCAGTATCCGGCGAAGGAATATTCAGGACTTGAGGAGATCGTCAAGGAGTTTCTGGGCACGGATCGGGTGAGTGCAGCCTGTTTTGGCGTACCGGGACCGGTGCGTGACGGACGCCTTCGCCTGACCAACCTGCCGTGGACGCTGGACAGCCGCGAACTCGCCAAGAACCTCGCCATCGATCACGTGTTCCTGATCAACGACCTCGAGGCAAATGGATATGGCGTGGCCGAACTCGGGCCCGATCAGATTTTTGTGTTGAGCGAAGGTGACGCCAGCCAGATCGGTAACCGCGGACTAATAGCCGCCGGAACCGGCTTGGGCGAAGGCATCCTGGCTTGGAACGGGCGCATTCACGTGCCGTATCCCTCAGAAGGCGGGCATACCGATTTCGGCCCGCGCAACGAGGAAGAGATCGAGCTGCTGCGGTTTCTACAGCGGAAATACAACGGGCGCATCAGCTATGAACGCGTTGTGAGCGGTATGGGGCTGACCAACATTTACGAGTTTCTGCGCGACGACCGGGGCATGGAAGAGCCAAAGTGGCTGGCCGATAAGATTGAGGAAGCGCATGATCCGAATAGCGTGATCACGGAGATGGCGTTGACGGCCAAGAGCGAAATTTGCGCCAAGTCTCTGGACATGATGGTATCGATCTACGGCGCGGAGGCGGGAAACCTGGCGCTGAAGGTGCTGTCGGTCGGCGGACTGTATGTGGGTGGGGGGATTGCTCCGAAGATTCTGGAAAAGCTGAAAGACGGCACCTTCATCAAGGCGTTTCAGGACAAGGGACGGCTTAGCCAGTTGCTGATCAACATGCCGGTGCGGGTGATCCTGGATAGCCGTGCGGCGCTGCTGGGTGCTGCAGCTTACGCCGAGGCACGGGCAGCGGAGTTGAGCGGGGTTTCGCCGCGAGCAGCTTCTGTGGCGCATCACGCTTAA
- a CDS encoding energy transducer TonB, protein MLRSLTLCILAPVLTALGQSASPSATFQPHNPKDYFDAAAPSYDFNDAALKPWHLKATYQTYDDSSAPKEHGTFEHWWVSPQIYRNSWTRPGATHNVWHTADGKHAYRGEGVLDYFEYALRSAILSPLPEPAELDPSKYRLEQDSVKISAGALQCVMVIPLMPQHGRIQQVPLGLFPTYCFSAGTPILRVEYSWGSMVMAFDKIAKVQGRYLARQISIFENKRKILTASVDLVEGLSPQDPALIPPPDAPSSSTNTVQLASGITTGMLLKKETPVYPQDAKDANISGTVTVQATIGRDGGVHDLRILSTPWPSLAASALRCVSHWRYKPYLLDGEPVEVETKINVIYTLGR, encoded by the coding sequence ATGCTCCGGTCGCTGACGCTCTGCATTCTGGCCCCTGTTCTCACCGCACTTGGCCAATCGGCCTCTCCTTCCGCAACCTTCCAACCCCACAACCCGAAAGACTACTTCGATGCCGCTGCGCCCTCCTATGACTTCAACGATGCCGCGCTAAAACCCTGGCATCTCAAGGCAACTTACCAAACCTACGACGACTCGTCCGCTCCCAAGGAACATGGAACCTTCGAGCATTGGTGGGTGTCGCCTCAAATCTATCGCAACAGTTGGACACGTCCCGGCGCTACCCACAACGTGTGGCATACGGCCGATGGAAAACATGCATACCGAGGCGAAGGTGTGCTCGACTATTTCGAGTACGCGCTCCGGTCCGCAATTCTGTCTCCACTCCCCGAGCCGGCTGAACTCGATCCGTCGAAATACCGTCTCGAACAAGATAGCGTCAAGATCTCCGCAGGAGCTTTGCAATGCGTGATGGTCATTCCGTTGATGCCGCAGCACGGTCGCATTCAGCAAGTCCCGTTGGGTCTCTTCCCAACGTATTGCTTCAGCGCCGGTACGCCCATCCTGCGGGTCGAATATTCATGGGGCTCGATGGTCATGGCCTTCGACAAAATTGCCAAAGTCCAAGGCCGTTACCTGGCACGGCAGATTTCCATCTTTGAAAACAAGCGCAAGATTCTTACGGCGAGCGTAGATCTGGTCGAAGGGCTCTCTCCCCAGGATCCAGCGCTGATCCCACCGCCCGATGCGCCGTCTTCCTCTACCAACACGGTGCAATTGGCTTCGGGCATCACTACCGGAATGTTGCTGAAGAAAGAGACTCCCGTCTATCCTCAGGACGCTAAGGACGCGAATATTTCAGGAACCGTTACTGTCCAAGCCACAATCGGCAGGGATGGAGGCGTTCACGACCTTCGCATCCTAAGTACACCCTGGCCTTCTCTTGCGGCATCTGCCCTTCGTTGCGTTTCGCATTGGCGGTACAAGCCCTACCTCCTCGACGGAGAACCGGTGGAAGTCGAAACCAAGATCAACGTGATCTACACGCTCGGCCGTTAG
- a CDS encoding tetratricopeptide repeat protein produces MPRLLVGSGDEKKGRRVKLIARTRLPLLLFFIATFLAAQTVDLRQSAIALEQQGKLAESEQAWRGLLKSHPSDPEPYAHLGLLEARQEHYKEAIPFYRKALALKPNMPGLRLNLALALFKAGDLKAAVPELNLLYKNAPPKSPEAMRYAILLGMAHYGLSQYVEAAPFLKTAADADPQNLPIRLALAHSYLWSKQYSRVLDVYHEILNLDPDSAEADMLAGEALDEMSDTSGAIEMFRKAVKAKPSEPNVHFGLGYLLWSQKQYAEAIPEFQAELANDPNHAQSLLYIADAKIQMNQPEDAAQLLEKSVKLDPSMGLAHLDLGILAASDGHNDDALREFLTAEKLTPNDVNVHWRLGRLYRAMGRKEEAKAELDKASTITRSADQELYKKISGGQAKPPAQAPSSSSTPDK; encoded by the coding sequence ATGCCCCGTTTGCTTGTGGGGAGCGGGGACGAAAAGAAAGGCAGGCGGGTGAAACTGATCGCACGTACGAGACTGCCGCTTCTCCTCTTCTTCATTGCCACATTTCTCGCAGCGCAAACCGTGGACCTTCGCCAATCCGCCATCGCTCTCGAGCAGCAAGGCAAACTCGCAGAAAGCGAACAAGCTTGGCGTGGCCTCCTCAAGTCGCATCCTTCAGATCCCGAACCCTACGCGCATCTTGGCCTGCTCGAGGCGCGCCAGGAGCACTACAAAGAAGCCATTCCGTTCTATCGCAAGGCCCTCGCTCTCAAGCCCAACATGCCCGGTCTGCGTCTCAACCTTGCCTTGGCCCTCTTCAAGGCAGGTGATCTTAAAGCGGCGGTTCCGGAGCTCAACCTCCTGTACAAAAACGCGCCGCCCAAGTCACCTGAGGCGATGCGCTACGCCATTCTTCTCGGCATGGCACATTACGGACTTAGCCAATACGTCGAAGCCGCGCCCTTTCTCAAAACCGCCGCTGATGCTGATCCGCAAAACCTGCCCATTCGCCTTGCCCTCGCCCACAGCTATCTTTGGTCCAAGCAGTACAGCCGCGTCCTCGACGTCTATCACGAGATCCTTAACCTCGACCCCGATTCCGCCGAAGCCGACATGCTTGCCGGCGAGGCCCTCGACGAGATGAGCGATACCTCCGGCGCTATCGAAATGTTTCGCAAAGCCGTAAAGGCCAAGCCCAGTGAGCCCAACGTTCACTTCGGACTCGGCTACCTGCTCTGGTCGCAAAAGCAGTACGCCGAAGCGATACCAGAATTTCAGGCAGAACTGGCCAACGATCCCAACCACGCGCAATCTCTTCTCTACATCGCCGACGCGAAGATTCAGATGAATCAGCCCGAGGATGCTGCGCAATTGCTAGAGAAATCAGTAAAGCTCGATCCCTCGATGGGTCTCGCCCACCTCGATCTCGGCATTCTCGCCGCTAGCGATGGGCACAACGACGATGCTCTTCGCGAGTTTCTCACTGCCGAAAAACTCACTCCCAACGACGTGAACGTGCACTGGCGCCTCGGCCGTCTCTATCGAGCAATGGGCCGGAAAGAAGAGGCCAAGGCGGAGCTCGACAAGGCAAGCACCATCACCCGTTCGGCTGATCAGGAACTCTACAAGAAGATTTCAGGCGGGCAAGCGAAGCCGCCGGCACAGGCGCCCTCATCCTCCAGCACTCCAGACAAATAA
- a CDS encoding DinB family protein: protein MRNDKITTMIGRPKPDEAAPYYFTYIDQVAGDNPFQVIQSQLEDCRQFLSTISEEKSLHRYAPDKWSIRQVLNHITDTERAFVFRALWFARGFTTPLPSYDQGISATGAQADTISWGAHVEEFQHVRLATISFFQNLPAEAWMRAGIASDNPFTVRSLAFIIPGHVIHHLRIVRERYLQVA, encoded by the coding sequence ATGCGGAACGATAAAATCACAACCATGATTGGAAGACCTAAGCCCGACGAAGCCGCACCTTACTATTTCACCTACATCGATCAGGTCGCTGGCGACAACCCATTCCAGGTAATCCAGAGTCAGCTTGAGGATTGCCGGCAATTCCTCTCGACAATCTCTGAGGAGAAGTCTCTCCATCGATATGCTCCGGACAAGTGGAGCATCCGCCAGGTCCTGAATCATATCACCGACACGGAACGCGCATTTGTCTTTCGCGCCCTTTGGTTTGCTCGTGGTTTCACTACGCCTTTACCCAGTTATGATCAGGGAATCTCAGCGACTGGCGCACAGGCCGACACCATCTCATGGGGTGCCCACGTAGAAGAATTCCAGCATGTGCGCCTCGCCACAATCTCGTTCTTTCAGAATCTTCCCGCGGAAGCATGGATGCGCGCAGGCATCGCCAGCGACAATCCATTCACTGTCCGCTCGCTTGCATTCATCATTCCCGGCCACGTGATCCATCACCTCAGGATTGTGCGGGAGAGATACCTGCAGGTGGCCTGA
- a CDS encoding DUF3863 domain-containing protein, producing MKKKTTNQTVLAELSRRQFLVGTAASAASIALTNSAAGLALAASPFPLRGRFLTHVSVFRVNQIEVTPTRNLGEDEAVDNRPERIRSRREAFARGCPQGRMTWAVSWLALKDDRKEYQEGRKLLVDYHHRYGDEITFIPGGYFAPMFDTRENNRATIHTALSMISTMVGGGYRPQSLVAGFMDAENQRLLAQDEGIHVCQGQIWSQHGIDNGDGDGGICYPYYPSREHYLKPAQGKQDFIDCVCLDGWTCDFLAARRQGFEGGFNSRMGVGPIETVGNLGTQVGRKEMLDTTAMHFDKGQSLNGFGFVTSIWELSIGHDEDLTWWLQAVHDRWPDTQVMTEGDFGLEWRKHTPNNDALNYRFDAKGTGAPGSEKKLEIEWYMNREFRLALLRDWTTNSAPMAIDFTRYDLQTSEPDKPQREWSLMNVLNQKGTRPQDKPTRLKDLSPENQRMIYAKYPDLKNGA from the coding sequence ATGAAAAAAAAGACAACGAACCAGACTGTGCTCGCCGAGCTAAGCCGGCGCCAATTCCTCGTCGGCACCGCAGCTTCCGCCGCGTCCATCGCGCTCACCAATTCGGCAGCAGGCCTCGCACTCGCCGCGTCGCCTTTTCCCTTGCGCGGCAGATTTCTGACCCACGTTTCCGTTTTCCGCGTCAACCAGATCGAAGTCACGCCAACACGCAACCTCGGCGAGGATGAGGCCGTCGACAATCGCCCTGAACGCATCCGCTCGCGGCGCGAGGCTTTTGCGCGCGGCTGTCCGCAGGGCAGGATGACCTGGGCGGTCAGTTGGCTTGCACTCAAAGATGATCGCAAGGAATACCAGGAAGGGCGCAAGCTTCTCGTCGACTATCACCATCGCTACGGCGACGAAATCACGTTCATCCCTGGCGGATACTTCGCGCCCATGTTCGACACCCGTGAGAACAATCGCGCCACCATCCACACAGCCCTCAGCATGATCTCAACCATGGTGGGCGGCGGTTATCGTCCGCAATCTCTGGTCGCTGGTTTTATGGATGCGGAGAACCAGCGCCTCCTCGCACAAGACGAGGGCATCCACGTTTGCCAGGGACAAATCTGGAGCCAGCACGGCATCGACAATGGCGATGGCGACGGCGGCATCTGCTACCCCTATTACCCCAGCCGCGAACACTACCTCAAACCGGCCCAGGGCAAGCAGGATTTCATCGACTGCGTGTGTCTTGACGGCTGGACCTGCGATTTTCTCGCTGCCCGGCGTCAAGGCTTCGAGGGCGGATTCAACAGCCGTATGGGCGTAGGCCCGATTGAAACCGTGGGCAATCTTGGAACCCAGGTCGGCCGCAAGGAAATGCTCGACACCACCGCGATGCACTTCGACAAAGGCCAGTCGCTGAACGGTTTCGGCTTCGTGACATCCATCTGGGAGCTATCCATCGGTCACGACGAAGATCTGACCTGGTGGTTGCAAGCCGTGCACGATCGCTGGCCCGATACACAAGTAATGACCGAAGGCGACTTCGGCCTCGAATGGCGCAAGCACACGCCCAACAACGACGCGCTCAATTACCGCTTCGATGCGAAAGGAACTGGCGCACCCGGCTCCGAAAAGAAACTCGAAATCGAGTGGTATATGAATCGCGAGTTTCGTCTCGCGCTGCTCCGTGACTGGACCACCAACAGCGCACCGATGGCCATCGACTTCACCCGCTACGATCTCCAAACTTCAGAGCCAGACAAGCCCCAGCGCGAATGGAGCCTGATGAACGTGCTGAATCAGAAAGGCACCCGTCCCCAGGACAAGCCCACACGACTTAAGGATCTAAGCCCCGAAAACCAGCGCATGATCTACGCTAAATATCCTGACTTGAAGAACGGCGCATGA
- a CDS encoding RDD family protein, with translation MDQIDQSSDQLSIDTPELVAIQMPLAGIGSRFIALLVDYVIWGIGIGILMWIFAYFLPSLTAFNRLSAQWATALYLFLIFLFNWGYFTLFEAFNNGRTPGKRIARIRVIQRSGRAIGLFESMARNFIRYIDMVPWVVPYAVGVIAIFVSRDHQRSGRAIGLFESMARNFIRYIDMVPWVVPYAVGVIAIFVSRDHQRLGDLAAGTLVVRDRIEDAPASTESTRTFTANLFAPSTFAPEPHAGFSLPDHGVAKLSTSDLQVLESFFSRRLDMPLATRELLAQRLAAAIQAKSGLEPPPGANIETFLEITARQLRDVARMHS, from the coding sequence ATGGATCAAATTGACCAGAGTTCTGATCAGCTTAGCATCGATACCCCTGAACTCGTCGCGATTCAAATGCCCCTGGCTGGCATTGGCAGCCGCTTCATCGCGCTTCTGGTCGATTACGTCATCTGGGGCATCGGAATCGGCATCCTGATGTGGATATTTGCCTACTTCCTCCCCAGCCTCACCGCCTTTAATCGCCTGTCCGCGCAGTGGGCAACCGCTCTCTACCTTTTCCTGATCTTTCTCTTCAACTGGGGATATTTCACGCTGTTTGAGGCCTTCAACAACGGCCGCACCCCCGGCAAGCGCATCGCCCGCATCCGCGTCATCCAGCGCTCCGGACGCGCCATCGGCCTCTTCGAATCCATGGCCCGCAACTTCATCCGCTACATCGACATGGTTCCGTGGGTGGTCCCCTACGCAGTCGGCGTCATCGCCATCTTCGTCTCACGCGATCACCAGCGCTCCGGACGCGCCATCGGCCTCTTCGAATCCATGGCCCGCAACTTCATCCGCTACATCGACATGGTTCCGTGGGTGGTCCCCTACGCAGTCGGCGTCATCGCCATCTTCGTCTCACGCGATCACCAGCGCCTGGGCGATCTCGCCGCCGGAACCCTCGTCGTGCGCGACCGCATCGAAGATGCACCCGCCAGCACCGAGTCCACCCGCACCTTCACCGCCAACCTCTTCGCCCCCTCGACTTTCGCTCCCGAACCTCACGCCGGCTTCTCGCTTCCCGATCACGGAGTCGCCAAGCTCTCAACCTCCGACCTCCAGGTACTCGAAAGCTTTTTCTCCCGCCGTCTCGACATGCCTCTCGCCACCCGTGAACTCCTCGCCCAGCGCCTCGCCGCCGCCATCCAGGCCAAGTCAGGATTGGAACCGCCCCCCGGCGCCAACATCGAAACATTTCTCGAAATCACCGCAAGACAACTCCGCGACGTAGCCCGCATGCACTCCTGA